CCAACCATTTGAAAAGGCCCTGAAACCGAACTCCTGGATACGGGTGGCCCCTCTTCCAGGCCAAGCGCGGCGGACATAGACCGATCAGGTCCCTCTCGGAGACACCCATGACAACGGCATCCCTTCTAGCCCAAGAACGCTATTGGAATGATCTTGCAGCAGAGCAAATCCGATGTGAACGATTGGTCAAAGCTGAACGCCTCAACGGCCGTCTGGCAATGCTCGGATTTGTGGCTCTTATTGCCACCGAAGACCTCTTGCATCAGGGCCTACTGCAATCCTTGGGCTTCTAAGCCCGAACAAGAGCACAACCAATTCAATGTTTTTGAGAGCAACCCATGACTAACAACGACACACAATCCCGCTTCGGCTTCGTTAATTTTGCTGAAACCTGGAACGGGCGTCTTGCGATGCTTGGCTTTGTAATCGGCCTCGGCACCGAGCTACTAACGGGTCAGGGAATCCTGAACCAAATCGGCTTCTAATTCGATCTTCACAATCTCTAAGGCGACAATCCGAGCCAATTGTCGCCTTAATAGCGATTTCTAACTCCTGCTTCAATTCTTGAGCCAACCGTCAGCATTAAGGGCTGAGTCGTTTCTTCAAAGGGGAATAGTGATCGACCATTTGTTGCGTCTAAACCGCCAACGCTTCCCCGAATCCTCGGATTTAGGGACACTGTCGGAATGAAAGCCCTTCGGATCATCAAGGTGTTGACCGATCTCCGTTGCTCCATCAAGAGGAATCTCAGACCCAACGTAGTGATCACCTTCCTTAAGGCATATACGCACCGGAGCCTGCGAGTAACTGGTCCAAATCCCTGTTCTCTTAACTGTGTATTTGCCAGCGCTCTCTGCCCATTGATTACAAGCTCTAAGCGCAGCCTCTGGAGACTCATAGCGGTTGAGGCCATAAATAAAACTAATAAAATGGGGTACTTGAGTAATCACCAGCGCTGCCAAAAGGAGCTGTGTTATTCGACTGGAATTCATAGGAGCCCATTGCTTTGTCATACCTGAACCATGGTCAACAATTTCAGTGGCATGGGGCAATTCAAAGCAACCTCCCTCTCAATCAAACAAGCGCTCGATCCCATCCTCAAAGCAAACAAAATACAAAAGCAAAACAAACTTGTCCAAGTAAAAATTAAAATTTATTATTCAACCTGTAAATATCTAAGCGCAGGACTGGACCAAGAGACTGAGAGGGAGGCAGAGAAGGAGATTCGGGGTAAAAACTTGACGACCATTCATATATCCCCTGCCTTGGATTAATACTTGGAATAACGACACTAACGATCTGACCAGGCTTTACAGAAGGACTGAAGACAATCTCAGTGATTCCACGCTCATCATCAAATCGTATACTTGCAAGCCCTTTTTTTCCCCGCTTCCTTAGATTGTAAAATCCAGAATAAACCGTGAGATCTTTATCTCCCCACTTCCACCTTTCAGTGCCAGTGATTTGCGACAAAGCAATTCTTTCAAGATTTGCTCCAGCGTTGCTGGGCAGCTCTAATGAAATAACAGGATAAGATCTCTGATAAGAAT
The Synechococcus sp. CC9311 DNA segment above includes these coding regions:
- a CDS encoding chlorophyll a/b-binding protein encodes the protein MTTASLLAQERYWNDLAAEQIRCERLVKAERLNGRLAMLGFVALIATEDLLHQGLLQSLGF
- a CDS encoding chlorophyll a/b-binding protein, with protein sequence MTNNDTQSRFGFVNFAETWNGRLAMLGFVIGLGTELLTGQGILNQIGF
- a CDS encoding DUF2808 domain-containing protein, with translation MSAHSTELYGQEFFENPPRSISIHNSYSNSYQRSYPVISLELPSNAGANLERIALSQITGTERWKWGDKDLTVYSGFYNLRKRGKKGLASIRFDDERGITEIVFSPSVKPGQIVSVVIPSINPRQGIYEWSSSFYPESPSLPPSQSLGPVLRLDIYRLNNKF